In Terriglobus aquaticus, the genomic window GACCTGACGCTGCAGCGATCCGCTGGCAAGGGAATCGTGCAGCCTGCATTTCTGCTGCTCACGGTCCTCGTCACCTTCCTGCTCACGCCGGCAAGCCTCCTGCTGTGGCACCACCTGCCGGAATTGCACTTCCTCCAGTTCCCGTGGCGCATTCTCATGCTGCAGGGCGTCCTGACTGTCGCCTCAATCGTCTCCGCGATCCGAGTCCGGCTACGCTACCGCGTCGCGATCCCGGTCGCGCTGCTGGCCGTCTTCGCGCTGAGCTTCGCCGCGCACCACAGCTATGCCCAGGCGTGCGACGACGAAGATCTGCCCACCAGCCTGCAGGCGCAATACACCAGCGGCTCCGGCTTTGAACCGTACGACGAATACACGCCCAGGGACGCCGACAACGACCTGCTCCACCCCGGCGAGCCAGCCGCATGGACAGCGGAGGAGTCATCCGCGCCTCCGCCACCCGTTGCGCAGGCCCACGCTCACGCTGTCGGAACGGGATCGCCCGGAATCCTGACCATCCAGGCGGAACCACGCCCCGGCGACCACTTCCTCATCGTTCGCCAGCGCGCCTTTCGCAATTGGCACGTGATCCTCGACGGCGTGCCTGTTCCCCAGACCGTCGACCGCGACGACGACCTGCTCGCCGTTCCGATCACAGGCGGCGTGCCACACACCCTGACTCTGCGTTACGAGTGGAGCCCCGACCAGGTCGCCGGAGTCGTCATCTCGCTCTTGGCCACCGGCGGTTTCGTCGTGATTCGACGTCCCGCACGGCGACAGCTCGAAGCACCCTGACACCAAAGGACGCCCTCGTTCGTCCAGCTTTCGTACACTGGACCCATCCCATGCCGCACTCTGTTCAAGACCTGCTCGCCGAAGGCGTTCGTCGGACCGACGAAGCGCTGGAGCGCCTTCTGCCCGGCCCCGACGTTCTGCCCCATTCCATCCATCGCGCCATGCGTCACAGCGTGTTCGCCGGCGGCAAGCGCCTGCGCCCGCTGCTGGCCATGGAGACGGCTCGCGCCGTTGCCGGCAGCCTGCCCGCCGCTGCTGCCGACCTGGGTGCTGCGATTGAGATGATCCACACCTACTCGCTCATCCACGACGATCTGCCCGCGCTGGACAACGACGACTTGCGCCGCGGGAAACCGACCTGCCACGTCGCGTTCGGCGAAGCTACGGCCATCCTCGCCGGCGACGCCCTGCAAACCCTCGCCTACCAGACTCTCTCGCAACTGGACTGCCCTGCCGACGCCGCGGTGCAGATTGTCCGCGAGGTGGCGATCGCCACTGGCACCGGCGTCGGCGGCTCGCTCGCGCCCGGCATGATTGGCGGCCAGGTGATGGACATCGAAGGCGAAGGCCAGAAGCCAACAGCGGAACTGGTCGAAGCGATTCACCGCGCCAAGACCGGAGCGCTCATCACCGTCTCAATCGTCAGCGGCGGCCTGCTTGCCGGCGCAACCGCGAAACAGGTCGCGCACCTCCGCGCGTTCGGCGAGCGTGCGGGCCTGGCGTTCCAGATCGTCG contains:
- a CDS encoding polyprenyl synthetase family protein, whose product is MPHSVQDLLAEGVRRTDEALERLLPGPDVLPHSIHRAMRHSVFAGGKRLRPLLAMETARAVAGSLPAAAADLGAAIEMIHTYSLIHDDLPALDNDDLRRGKPTCHVAFGEATAILAGDALQTLAYQTLSQLDCPADAAVQIVREVAIATGTGVGGSLAPGMIGGQVMDIEGEGQKPTAELVEAIHRAKTGALITVSIVSGGLLAGATAKQVAHLRAFGERAGLAFQIVDDILDVTQTSEELGKTAGKDTATEKATWPAVFGLEASREQAASLIRDAFTELDEFGPAADNLKAIANYLTERTY